The DNA window TACCCTGAGGATAGTTTTCTTTTAATCTGGATACCATTAAATCAATACTTCTATATTCTCCAAGTTTTCCAAGAGCAATGTAATAGTACATTCTTAAACCCGGAACTCCAAATTCTCTCCATGCTTTTTTTATGACTGGTAAAGAATCTGTATCTCTTAAATTTGCAAGAGCATTCATTAATTTAACAGCAAAAATAATTTCATTCTTTTCTTCATTTGTTTCTCTTTGATAAGAG is part of the bacterium genome and encodes:
- a CDS encoding HEAT repeat domain-containing protein; translated protein: SYQRETNEEKNEIIFAVKLMNALANLRDTDSLPVIKKAWREFGVPGLRMYYYIALGKLGEYRSIDLMVSRLKENYPQGNREEEIYIRASIIEVLGEYLKQNPDNEIKGLIEYLAEEGEYPLIKNTAKKVISSLVKDEVKEAKN